TGGTTACGAAGAAGTCGCCCTATCTCTTCAATCTCGCTCCGATTGAAAGAATCCAATTTTTATCCAAAAAAAGGTAGAACTACCGTGAGCCGAGGAGTTCGGAAGTCCTCAACAGGCAACGGTCTTCACCTCATCACTAAATATAGATTCAACGGCCACGTTGTGAGCGAATCAAGTAATTTCTTTCGTTCAAAAGAAGAGTGGCAAGAGCTTGGGTCAGCATTCAAAGCAATCCATCAGATCAGGAAAGGAAGAAGGAGTCTTTTCCCCCAGAATAAGAGATAGATTCCGGCTATAGATAAGATTCCACGAAAAAGCTAATTCCTTATCTGGGAGGGATAAAGTGCTAACGTGGCTAAAAGGGATaccatatataatttttatagtcTACCAGTGCCAATGAATTGATAGCTCTTTTCACAAATCCGCAGCAATAGATGAGACCGTTGGGATTGAGCTTCCAACAGCCTATGAGTGCAAACACCTTTTTCTACTATACTAAGAGCGGATAGGCTGAAAAGCAAAGATCAAAGATTAAAGATTCGGGCCGGTATTCTTTTCAAATACTGGGCCCCATCTTGCTTGGGTCGGTCGGGTGCATGCGCTTCTGACACAGATCCTCTCAACTGAGCAGGTTGGTGTCTATTCGACCGGATCTAGTTACATCGTTGATGGGGGCCGACATGTTCCAGTAAGGCGAAAGGAGCTTTTCCTTTTTCCAATAGTAAAATCTGGCTCAAGGGTAGCTTCAATGGAATGAACTGGCGAAGAGGTTTCCCATCGTTCTGATTGTTGGATTTACGAGGAAAGAAGACTCACTCCAAGTCTTTTAGTCTTTTAGTTCGTTTCGTTTCACTCATTTCTTTCGTTCGtttggttttttctttttatcaggTTGGGTTGTCCACGTTGGCGAAACAAATCTGATGGGATAACGAGTATCCAAACTACTCATTCCTGGGAACGCTCTTCTCCGTTAGGATATACTATAACATTGCCCGCGCTAGGCATctgatcttttttattttaagaatttccTGTGCTAAACACATATCCAGTTGCCATTTGTCCGTAGGATTATGGAGATGCCTTTCCAGCGCCAGCGGAAGATGTAACAATAGCAGGACTCTTTTTCCCTAGATGATTCAGTGATAGAATAAGTATCCTATAACTGAAGACGACTCCGCGGCAGAAGTTTGATCATCGACAGCATCGCGTCTGATTCCGGTGAAGCGAAAAGCTATAGGTCAGTCAAGGCTTTCCCGTTACTTACTTTGCTGCTTACTATTTATAATGTTGAGTACCGTCCCTCCTCTAGGGAAGAAAGCCTTCAATCTAACTAAACTGAAAAGGTAAGCCCGGAAGCTTTGAAGTTTAAGCTAAGCTATTTAGAGAAAGACCGGAGGTATGAAGTCGCTTAAGCGAAGCTTACGGGTGGACAGTTCCGCTTTCACTAATAGAAGGAGGGGTTGTCGAGGGGAAGTATTGGCAGTTGATATCCTTAATGCTTTGCATTAAGTAAGTAAACTACCTTGTCAGCATATCCTAAAGTAATCCTCTAAGTCCTATGTGGTTGGATAAGGGACTCGTTTTCCAGGCCGGTTATCATGCATTTCCTAATCCCTATTAAACATCTAATTAATACTCTTAGACAGCGACCCATTCTTTTTGAAATTCAAAGAAAGTTCTCGTTTCCAATAAGAAATGAAATGATCATTCCAATAAGAATTGGAAACGAGACGATTGAAAAGGTTATAACTGATTTAGCCGATGGGTTTGCACATATTCTAGAGAAATATGGGTTACCCGGATTCTTCGAGAATTCTGTTGGAGTTACAGAAATATATAGGAAAAACTGGCGAGAATATGCAATTTTCTTTAGGGTCTATTAGAATATCTCAGGATGGAACTGTTCTTTAATTAAAGAATTCTCCATCCTGACTATAACAAGTGAGTAAGTAAACTACCTAAGTCGGAGATTTTATCTTTCATACGGGGTAGATCTAGACGGTGAAAAAGAAAAgtattatgtaaaaaatttcttattttcaatcaaatgaAATCCTAAAACGGATTGACTAGTTTGATCTACTAAAGGGCAAGTAGCTTGATATTGGTTCAAAtccaaaaagtttttttttcgcGGGATTTTAGGCTGCAAGCCCATTTCCGCTCATAGATGGGATCTCAAATCGGACAAGTTTGTGTTTTCTCGGGAAATTTCGTATCGTAAGTAAAGAGAGCTCCCTACCCCTGGGGTATAGGGTATAATGCGGCCCTTTCTTTGCTAGGTCCAATAGGCTGTTAGACGAAGGTGAGAAGTGTTGGGAATTTCCAAAGGGAAAGGGGTCAAGGAAGGTTATTGTACCCGCTGAAGGAAGAAGACTGATGGAACCTGGGGACATAGACCAGGAAACCAAGAAAGATTGAATCCCCTAAAACCGATGTCAAGCGGACGAATGAAAAATTTGGAATGGTTGGAGAGAGATCACAGGCAAATTCGAACATCTGGTATCCAATTTGTGAAATACAGAGGCACCGAAAGTGTGAAAGCTTTCTTGCGGAAGATGTCTCAATCATGTCGAGAATGTAGGCTAGAGAGGGAGCTCGGGGATTAGATTCACTGGGCTAAGTAGACTTTCTGAATAGGGTGGAGGCTCTCTCTAAAGAAAAAGGACGAGTGGTTTTGTAACCGAAAGCGATAGGGTTGGATAACTAAGTGTGCGAAGGTGGATGGCTTTTTCACAAGCACTAAAGAGTTTGAAGACGACTCCATTTCCTGACTGATGAGATTGAACTCAAGGATGAGAAGTCCTAAGGTTGATCCCGAGCCCGAGGCTCTGGAAGAGTCCTTGCTCAACTCAAGATCCTTTGAATAAGACGGCATTCTGTCACTGACTCCTTCTaagtaaagaaaaaaagaaaagaggttAGTTTAGTACTTTATGTACTGAGGCAAAAGACTTTTAAGAGTGATGATACCTACCTATTACAATCCTTCCTATATTCTAAATTGTTTGAATTGCTTTCTCAAGAAAAGAGAAAGGGAAAGAACCCCCGGTTCCCAGGGTTAGAGTATTCCCTATTATGAGCCTACTCAAATCAGAACTAAACTAGTGGATTTTATTTTGCCTATCGGCCGGCCGGCTTTAAGCAACCTTCGCATTTTCTGCTGAGATCCCAAGTCTCCAAGTGGGCCCTCTTGGCCACTCACGACCTTGGCTTTTTAGAGAATCCCGCTCCTGTGTCGTAAGACTTGTAGCTTGGCAGTCTAACGGGTGGGTTTCTTTCTCTTTCCAGTTTCGAGTGTCTTCTTGGATAGTTATAGCGGCCCATAGGCGCAAGATGTACCTTGTGGGGGGGGCGGCGGTCCCCTGGACATAGTCCTTTTAGGCAGTGGCCGTTTAGTCCATGGTCCATTGGATGGTCGGTGCAAGGCCAGAAATTGGAACACATTGATTCCGCTCGTTCCCGTCCTTCGCTTCAGGGCCTTTCCCTCGGTGTGGTCAGTACTCTATACTGTCGGGCAGCGAAGCTTACACTTGTTCACTAATTATTACGGTTCACCAGGGCCTCTTTCCTCCTCCCTTTTCTGCTCACTCGTAGGGGTCTGGACCCCCACAAAGGGGGAGGGAGTCGACTGAACATCTCAGTCATTGGCGGGAATTTCGCCCACATCCGATCCCCAATTCTTCTTCACCCCAGATGGTCGTGTTGAGTGAATTGTGACCTCGTACGATCGTGTCGGGTGAGCAAGAGCCCCTTCGTCACAGTCTTTACTTATGGGCTAACAGGTCACACTTTGGCCAAGTATCCTACAAAGAGACTCCCGAAAGCCAGAAGTATTAAAGGAATGGCCATAGGAATGGGCGCATCATGACATCGTAAGATGTCTCGCCCGAATGAATTAGTTGGTACTAGAAATGTTAGAAAAAGTAAACGAAAAGAGTAATAAGAAGTGAAAAGGACAGAGACACTTCCCAACCAGAAAGCAAAGTTCCCACTGATGGTATACTTAGTGTAAGCGAGCTCTAAGATCACATCTTTGGAATAAAATCCAGTTAGAAAAGGAAATCCAATTAGAGATAAGCTGCCCATGAGCATCATGGCATAGGTAAAAGGGAACGAGGAGGCGAGCCCCCCCATCTTCCGCATATCTTGCTCATCCGACATGGCATGAATCACCGAACCTGCACTCAGGAATAGTAATGCTTTGAAAAAGGCGTGATTCATTAAATGAAAGACGCTAACCGAATAGTTAGAAATGCCGCAAGCAAAGATCATATAGCCTAATTGACTGCAAGTTGAATAAGCTATGACCCTCTTTAGATCGTTCTGTAATATTCCAGTGGTTGCCGCAAGGAATGACGTCATAGCTCCTGCAAAAGTAATAACAATTAACGCCGTAGGCGGGTATTCAAATAAAGGGGAACACCTTGCTATCATGAAAACGCCAGCTGTTACCATAGTAGCTGCATGAATCAAAGCGGATACTGGAGTGGGACCCTCCATAGCATCGGGTGACCAAGTATGCGATCCTATCTGTGCGGATTTTCCAACAGCAccaataaaaagtaaaatacaaataagaGTTATGGCATTCAATCTCATATTGCAAAAAATCCAAGAATTTCTAGGGGCACTAGCACAAGCAAAAATGGTAGAAAAGTCTACTGTTTGAAAGAGAGTAAAACAACCCGAAATCCCAAGAGCTAATCCAAAATCACCTACTCGATTGACAAGCATAGCTTTTATAGCTGCTTTATCTGCCTGAAGTCGTGTAAACCAAAAATGAATTAACAAATATGAAGCAAGACCGACTCCCTCCCATCCCAAGAATAATTGAAGAGAGTTATCTCCAGTCACCAACATTGGCATAAAAAAAGTAAGAATGGATAAATAACACATAAATCGAGGGCTATGCGGATCCTCAGACATATATGAAATAGAATAAAGATGGACCAAGCTACTTATGAATGTAACCACAATTAACATCACTACGGTCGGGCTATCGAACACGGAGTCAGAAGTGAATGACGAGTCGGACCAATCCGCAAATTGAGTGAGCTACCCTTGCGTGCAATGATGTGGTGGTGAACCTCTCATTCGAATTCAGTGCTCTCCGAACCGTGCGGGAGGGTTTCCCATCACACGGCTCACCAACTTGATTTTCTGCGGAAACCAACTATCCAAACAGGCCTGGAAAAAGAGGTAAGGTCTCGCTTTCCTTTTCCACTCAAGTGTACGGCATCTGCCGTGCTTAGGCCCCTTCTTCCCTTCCCTAATGAAGTAGTCCACCGCCCGCCTTAGTAGTCTCAAATAAAGCGTGCAGGCTTGCCTCTTTTTTTAGTGGGGGATTCACTACCGAAGcgaagaaaaggaaaaggggGTACTACGAGCCCTCTGCCCCACGCATCTAACCAGCTCGCGTGGTTCACCGGTTCCACCGACTAGACCCTTAGAGTGATTCAGTCGATACAGAGGTGCGCTTGAAGTGGGGGGTGTGCTGCCCCTATTGGGCCGGGCTCTTCCCCATAAGGCCCCACCATCTGGGCATAAGCGCCCTCTTGCTACCCATATGCGAGGCGCCGTCTTAGCCTTCCCTGACTAGGATCGCTCCCACACCTGTAGCGTTCGTGATCGGCCTCCTCAACTTTGTATCGATCGAAAGGCAGGGGGGGGGCACAGCCCCCCCAACCAAGGGAGTGGTTACGTCCAGTATGTCCTCCCTTATTCCCGACATGCTATGGTGCCCCGTGGTGGGTAGGAGCGGGTCGAGTCCGTATCGCCGTGGAGCAACAGCCGCGTCCGGATCTGATCTATCTACCCGGCAATTCATTCGGTGACTTCACGGTCGCCAAAGAAGCCCCAAGAAGCATCAAACATTTCCGATGAAACCCATGGAGCAATTCTTAGATAGCAAGCACTAGCTCCCGGTGCGACTTCATAAAAAGCAATCAAAGATAAGATCGAAGAGAATGAAACGCACGTAGTAGTCACTATAGCAGTTCCTTCTGATCCTAGAAAACGTCCGAAAAAACCTGCTACGGAACTACCAAGCAAGGGCAAAAAGACGATAAGTAAATACATAATTTCAAGTGCGATCAAACAACCAAAAATCAGACAATGACAGGGCGACGAGTAAGGGGTCGAGGAACTAAAAAGAAGTCAATGAAAGGATAGAGGAAGTTTTCTTACACCCCCCCTTTGCGGATAATTTCATTGACGACAAATTTGACCAGCGGGTGCTCTGGGCACAGCGCTTTCTTAAGCTCTACAAGAGGAAGCAAAAAATCTCCCCTCCCAGAGACCCGCTGCTGCACCAGCCCATAAACCGTTTGAAAGTGGAGCTTCCTCCCCAAGATAGCTTCAGCTTCATCTTGGATGTCCTTTACTACCCCCCTATAGTAATAGGCATACTTAAGAGAGGTGAAGCCCCCCTTCCTTTTCTCCGGAGCCGGAGGCGCTACTACTACTCCGAGTAGTATGAGAGGAATTTCCCCGCCCCGAACTCCCTCTTGCCATTTTGTTTATGATTCCAAGTACTCCATCTCTATCATTGCATATTAGAATATAGAAAGTAAAGAAGAAGAGGCATGACCAGAAGAATTGTGTGAAATAAGTAAATTGATCCAGTTGAGGCATAAGAATCTTTGATTTTGAATGATTCCCCCCAGACAGCTTAACTCCGTCAAGCCTCTAGAAATGGTGGTTAAAGTATGGTTAGGTGGTTGGTTTTTTACCAAGAACGAAATGGGGCAGGCATCCTTTGTTTGAGCCCTTTTTCCAAGACCGGTTACATAGAAAGATCCTTCACTGCACACTTTCTATCTGTCTATTTAATAGGATCCGTGCTATCGGAGAGAGAACAAGAGGAGGTTCAGTTAAAAAGATTGACTGCGCAATCCATTCAGaatctctttttcttcttcttcatataCACAATTTCGATAAGAGTCTAGCCAGCTCGTCTCCACAATACAACTCATTTACGCTAGGTGAGACCGAGAACTCGAAAAGAGAGATGAGCGACCGCTCTTCATGAACAGGGTTTCCAATACCAATAGATGTTTCCATAAGAGAGAATAGAGTGATGCTTCTAGAAGACGAATAAGATCAGAAAGTAAAAAAGCCAGTTCGTGTGTATGCCCGCGTTACGGCTTAGCCAACCACTGCTTAGGTTGCTTTTACAGCAGAACTAAAAAAAGGGATCTTTGGCTTATTCCAAGCAagcaaatagaaattacctccTCGTATTACATTCACTGGAGTTCTTTGCATTGGGCTCTCTCGGTTCTTCTTTTCATTGTAGGAAAGCTTTTATGGAGCTATAGAATCTTATTAAGTCTTTTTGCAACTTAGCAATTGTAGATGAGAAGGGATATGATTCTTCCACTAAGAAGGGTATTCCGACTTTCCGTGGAATAGAGAGTCTTCTTTACTCTTCTAGATCGGGAAATAGAAGAACAATTTTATAATATGAGATATGTATCCTTTGGCGGAACAATGTTTGAAGTTTAGCCTTTTCAACATGTATACTTGAAGTTGACAAGTcttggaaaatttttttttagagagagaaactcTCTCCTCTCTCTAAGTTTTCTAGGGTTTTCGTTGCTCTGATTTTTCTTCGCCTCCTTCGTTCTCTCTTCACATCTTTCGCTTCTCTTGTCTCCTCAACTTTGTTGTAGCTATGGCTATGGCTAGGGGTAGGGGAAGAGGTAGGAATGCTGGTTCGAGAGATCAACAAGTAGTGAATGTTAGATCTGAGGTTTCGTCGCCGGTTAATGTACCGCAGTCAGGGGATGCAAGGCGCCATCGTTCTATGGGATCTCTTGATGGGATTCAGAGCCTTAACTTATCTCCGGTTCATGAAAATGTTGCTGATCTGGAAATTCCAGATGATATCAATGAAGTTCTATCGCCTGAAGCCTCAATCATGGAGTTAAGACAACGATCTGCTGTGAG
The Amaranthus tricolor cultivar Red isolate AtriRed21 chromosome 11, ASM2621246v1, whole genome shotgun sequence DNA segment above includes these coding regions:
- the LOC130827033 gene encoding NADH-ubiquinone oxidoreductase chain 5, whose product is MYLLIVFLPLLGSSVAGFFGRFLGSEGTAIVTTTCVSFSSILSLIAFYEVAPGASACYLRIAPWVSSEMFDASWGFLFDSPTVVMLIVVTFISSLVHLYSISYMSEDPHSPRFMCYLSILTFFMPMLVTGDNSLQLFLGWEGVGLASYLLIHFWFTRLQADKAAIKAMLVNRVGDFGLALGISGCFTLFQTVDFSTIFACASAPRNSWIFCNMRLNAITLICILLFIGAVGKSAQIGSHTWSPDAMEGPTPVSALIHAATMVTAGVFMIARCSPLFEYPPTALIVITFAGAMTSFLAATTGILQNDLKRVIAYSTCSQLGYMIFACGISNYSVSVFHLMNHAFFKALLFLSAGSVIHAMSDEQDMRKMGGLASSFPFTYAMMLMGSLSLIGFPFLTGFYSKDVILELAYTKYTISGNFAFWLGSVSVLFTSYYSFRLLFLTFLVPTNSFGRDILRCHDAPIPMAIPLILLAFGSLFVGYLAKV